One Fibrobacter sp. genomic window carries:
- a CDS encoding redoxin domain-containing protein, whose translation MFRLIAFFAILFFAVPSFAGPWLGLIFKKTEYENHLALDVKGVHPGSGCVAAGIVAGDKVIGFAGKPLNDMSQITSVISSSKAGSTVAVEILRDGKKKNLKVKLTDRPDDISSLTGSAIGSKMAEFGKNFYQNGDKRKAKPKATLLDFWATWCGPCRQTLPILESIYAKLGNQGLEVIGIADENLSTLNAFYEKQHRSPYPLYRDATKDLWRRYGIRAVPTLMLLDSEGYIKGVWSGVPNQKALEQIVIETMNGK comes from the coding sequence ATGTTTCGACTAATCGCGTTTTTTGCAATCCTGTTTTTTGCTGTCCCGTCTTTTGCGGGCCCGTGGCTCGGGCTTATTTTCAAGAAGACGGAATATGAGAACCACCTTGCGCTCGACGTGAAGGGCGTGCATCCCGGTTCGGGCTGCGTTGCCGCGGGTATTGTCGCGGGTGACAAGGTCATCGGGTTTGCGGGCAAGCCGCTCAACGACATGTCCCAGATTACTTCGGTGATATCGTCGTCGAAGGCGGGTTCGACCGTCGCGGTCGAAATTTTGCGCGATGGAAAAAAGAAGAACCTCAAGGTGAAGCTTACCGACAGGCCCGACGATATCAGCAGCCTTACGGGTTCGGCTATCGGAAGCAAGATGGCGGAATTCGGCAAGAACTTCTACCAGAACGGCGACAAGCGCAAGGCTAAGCCCAAGGCGACCTTGCTCGACTTCTGGGCGACCTGGTGCGGCCCCTGCCGCCAGACGCTCCCCATACTCGAGAGCATCTATGCGAAGCTCGGGAACCAGGGACTCGAGGTCATCGGTATTGCCGACGAGAACCTTTCGACGCTGAACGCGTTCTACGAAAAACAGCACCGCTCGCCTTATCCGCTATACCGCGATGCAACAAAGGATCTGTGGCGCCGTTACGGGATACGCGCCGTACCCACGCTGATGCTCCTGGACAGCGAAGGCTATATCAAGGGTGTATGGAGCGGAGTGCCTAACCAGAAGGCACTTGAACAAATCGTTATCGAAACGATGAACGGAAAGTAG
- the ftsH gene encoding ATP-dependent zinc metalloprotease FtsH, translated as MLVLLFVMLPLTGQDKVQDMTRTEFLAMMGDSSKVITELTLQKTPDGIIIEGAYKMSPEELAEAAKSKSAIARFTHTDNTGDTRKFSSHMLEISNEQITAWEMFKGVKVKIIHESTTWIETIMSFLPVILLIAFFWIMTSRQMGGGGKNPFSFGKSQAKILSTDPKKKTTFNDVAGCDEAKQDLQELVEFLKAPKKYDELGGRIPKGALLVGPPGTGKTLLARAVAGEAGVPFFSMSGSDFVEMFVGVGASRVRDLFETGKKNAPCILFIDEIDAVGRQRGAGLGGGHDEREQTLNQLLVEMDGFAANEGVILIAATNRPDVLDKALLRPGRFDRQIVVGLPDLKGREEILKVHLKKRKVPLDKDVDVSAIAKGTPGLAGADLENLVNEAALLAARFNNKKVTMLDFEEARDKLSMGAERRTLLMTDEEKRHTAYHEAGHALMTLLCKHSDPLHKITIIPRGRALGITMSLPERDQVSYSREYAEERIMIMMSGRLAELIFFNHQSTGASNDIQRATELARKMVTEWGFDEEIGPVCYSRADGEVFLGREISKPKEMSEMMAEKIDNAINNLIKRMDQAARKLLEENKDKLIDLAEALFEFEVLDREEIDKVMAGEKLTGTKKSRQYQALEEMAEKKKKEETPPPDPGRQPPIAPVAAGTPVVSKPETAGISSVDIPPEEPQA; from the coding sequence ATGCTTGTCCTGCTCTTCGTGATGCTTCCGCTCACGGGGCAAGATAAGGTGCAAGACATGACGCGCACGGAATTCCTCGCCATGATGGGGGATTCCTCTAAGGTCATTACCGAACTTACCCTCCAGAAGACCCCCGACGGCATCATCATCGAGGGTGCCTACAAGATGTCTCCCGAAGAACTCGCCGAGGCTGCGAAGAGCAAGAGCGCCATCGCCCGCTTCACGCACACCGACAACACGGGTGACACGCGCAAGTTCTCGAGCCACATGCTCGAAATCAGCAACGAGCAGATTACCGCATGGGAAATGTTCAAGGGCGTCAAGGTCAAGATTATCCATGAATCGACCACGTGGATTGAGACCATCATGAGTTTCCTCCCCGTCATTCTCCTTATCGCCTTCTTCTGGATCATGACGAGCCGCCAGATGGGTGGCGGCGGCAAGAACCCGTTCAGCTTCGGCAAGAGCCAGGCGAAAATCCTCAGCACCGACCCGAAGAAGAAGACCACGTTCAACGACGTGGCGGGCTGTGACGAGGCCAAGCAGGACCTTCAGGAACTCGTGGAATTCCTCAAGGCCCCGAAAAAGTATGACGAACTCGGCGGACGCATTCCGAAGGGAGCTTTGCTCGTCGGGCCTCCGGGTACCGGTAAAACTCTCCTCGCCCGTGCAGTTGCGGGTGAAGCCGGCGTACCGTTCTTCAGCATGTCTGGTTCCGACTTCGTGGAAATGTTCGTGGGCGTGGGCGCAAGCCGCGTGCGCGACCTCTTCGAGACTGGCAAGAAGAATGCCCCGTGCATCCTGTTTATCGACGAAATCGACGCCGTGGGTCGCCAGCGTGGCGCAGGCCTCGGCGGCGGACACGACGAACGTGAACAGACATTGAACCAGTTGCTCGTCGAGATGGACGGCTTCGCTGCAAACGAAGGCGTCATCCTGATTGCGGCCACCAACCGCCCCGACGTTCTCGACAAGGCGCTCCTGCGTCCGGGACGTTTCGACCGCCAGATCGTGGTGGGCCTCCCCGACCTCAAGGGCCGTGAAGAAATTTTGAAGGTGCATTTGAAGAAGAGAAAGGTCCCGCTCGACAAGGACGTGGACGTCTCTGCCATCGCGAAGGGCACTCCGGGCCTCGCCGGTGCCGACCTCGAGAATCTCGTGAACGAGGCCGCCCTCCTCGCCGCCAGGTTCAACAACAAGAAGGTCACGATGCTCGACTTCGAGGAAGCCCGCGACAAGCTCAGCATGGGTGCCGAGCGCCGCACGCTCCTCATGACCGACGAAGAGAAGCGCCATACGGCCTACCACGAAGCGGGCCACGCCCTCATGACGCTCCTGTGCAAGCACTCCGACCCGCTCCACAAGATTACGATTATCCCGCGCGGCCGCGCCCTCGGCATCACGATGAGCCTGCCCGAACGCGACCAGGTGAGCTACAGCCGCGAATACGCCGAAGAACGCATCATGATCATGATGTCGGGCCGTCTCGCCGAACTAATCTTCTTCAACCACCAGAGCACCGGTGCCAGCAACGACATCCAGCGCGCTACCGAACTTGCCCGCAAGATGGTCACGGAATGGGGCTTCGACGAAGAAATCGGGCCGGTATGCTACAGCCGCGCCGATGGTGAAGTGTTCCTCGGCCGCGAAATTTCCAAGCCCAAGGAAATGTCCGAGATGATGGCCGAAAAAATCGACAACGCCATCAACAACCTCATCAAGCGCATGGATCAGGCCGCCCGCAAGCTCCTCGAAGAGAACAAGGACAAGCTCATCGACCTCGCCGAAGCGCTGTTTGAATTCGAAGTACTCGACCGCGAAGAAATCGACAAGGTCATGGCGGGCGAAAAGCTCACCGGCACCAAGAAGAGCCGCCAGTACCAGGCTCTCGAAGAAATGGCCGAGAAGAAAAAGAAAGAAGAAACTCCCCCGCCCGACCCGGGCAGGCAACCGCCTATCGCCCCTGTGGCCGCCGGGACTCCCGTAGTCTCGAAGCCCGAAACCGCGGGCATTTCTTCTGTAGACATTCCACCTGAGGAACCGCAAGCCTAA
- the tilS gene encoding tRNA lysidine(34) synthetase TilS: MTIDIADRIRRHGFKRLLLAVSGGLDSICLAHYFIKNREALGIEWLGIAHVHHGLREGTADRDAQFVEAFAKSHGIPFFLKKLDGNALKTAEGSLEENARDARYEALMGIAEANKCAIVTAHHAGDQAETMYMRLRRGTTLAGMRGIQALRQNIYRPFLDITREELLAYARENGLEWCEDESNADVKFARNFIRHDALPHLEETCPGATMQLCRIAGLADRAYAKVMEACERVFSPALRTENADADLHQHDMKGDNQHDTVAGMTQYISLNKKALRKMLLEHADSDLSEMFRLWLSEQGLRFPIAFFYGPKEPAHIKIPHRAAYRRRSIVKNGHTVRICAFESAEAALKFVSCESKEKGY; the protein is encoded by the coding sequence TTGACAATCGATATTGCAGATAGAATTCGCCGTCATGGGTTCAAGCGCCTGCTGCTTGCGGTTTCGGGCGGTCTCGATTCTATTTGTCTGGCACATTACTTTATCAAAAATCGCGAAGCGCTCGGGATTGAATGGCTAGGAATTGCGCATGTGCATCACGGATTGCGCGAAGGCACTGCCGACCGCGACGCCCAATTTGTCGAAGCATTCGCCAAGTCGCACGGCATTCCGTTTTTCTTGAAGAAGCTGGATGGCAATGCGCTAAAAACTGCGGAGGGTTCACTCGAAGAGAACGCGAGGGATGCGAGGTACGAAGCGCTGATGGGTATTGCTGAGGCCAACAAATGCGCAATTGTAACCGCGCACCATGCAGGCGACCAGGCGGAAACGATGTACATGCGGCTCCGGCGCGGAACGACGCTTGCAGGCATGAGAGGTATTCAAGCCCTTCGACAAAATATCTACCGGCCGTTTCTGGACATCACCCGCGAAGAACTGCTCGCCTACGCCCGAGAAAACGGTCTCGAATGGTGCGAAGACGAAAGCAATGCCGACGTAAAATTCGCCCGCAACTTCATCCGGCACGATGCTCTTCCCCACCTCGAAGAAACATGCCCCGGCGCGACAATGCAACTCTGCCGCATCGCCGGACTTGCGGACAGGGCTTATGCGAAAGTGATGGAGGCTTGTGAGAGAGTTTTTAGCCCGGCTTTGCGGACGGAAAATGCTGATGCTGATCTTCATCAGCATGACATGAAGGGCGACAATCAGCATGACACCGTCGCCGGGATGACACAGTACATTTCCCTGAACAAGAAGGCGCTCCGGAAGATGCTCCTGGAACATGCCGACTCCGACCTTTCCGAAATGTTCCGCCTGTGGCTATCGGAACAGGGGCTCCGCTTCCCCATCGCCTTCTTCTACGGCCCCAAAGAGCCCGCACATATCAAAATCCCCCATCGGGCAGCCTACCGCAGGCGTTCTATCGTGAAAAATGGCCATACTGTCCGAATTTGCGCATTTGAAAGCGCTGAAGCGGCCCTAAAATTTGTATCTTGCGAGAGTAAAGAAAAAGGATACTAA
- the cdaA gene encoding diadenylate cyclase CdaA, whose product MVLFKLFDVIDVRMADILDILLVSIILYYVFLLFRGTRAVQMIVGGLLLIVAWLIAQWWELRSITWLLSNLTGIGIVALVILFQPEIRSALTRIGQMISRADLRQLFFHSSGLDEVTESITSAVQDLAKNRVGALIVLEKRVGLRNYEETGEILNARISSRLLRALFFPNSALHDGAVLLNSQRIVAAGCILPMPTGNAEGDAGYGMRHRAAKALAAECDAMVIVVSEETGGISIAYRNSLRRKLSIKELEAEIKRHWAELYHEETATAEKIQVDE is encoded by the coding sequence ATGGTACTGTTTAAACTCTTCGACGTCATCGATGTCCGCATGGCCGACATCCTGGACATCCTCCTGGTGTCCATAATCCTGTATTACGTGTTCCTGCTGTTCAGGGGCACCCGCGCCGTGCAGATGATCGTGGGCGGCCTCCTCCTGATTGTCGCGTGGCTCATTGCGCAATGGTGGGAACTGCGAAGCATCACGTGGCTGCTCAGTAACCTGACGGGTATCGGTATCGTGGCTTTGGTGATTTTGTTCCAGCCCGAAATCCGAAGCGCCCTTACCCGTATCGGCCAGATGATAAGCCGAGCGGACCTGCGGCAGCTCTTCTTCCACTCCAGCGGCCTCGACGAAGTGACTGAATCCATTACATCGGCAGTGCAAGACCTCGCAAAGAACCGCGTGGGTGCGCTCATCGTGCTCGAAAAACGCGTGGGGCTTCGCAACTACGAAGAGACCGGTGAAATATTGAACGCCCGCATCAGTTCCCGACTGCTCCGCGCTTTGTTCTTCCCGAATTCCGCACTTCACGATGGTGCCGTGCTCCTCAACAGCCAGCGCATCGTCGCCGCAGGGTGCATCCTCCCCATGCCCACGGGTAACGCCGAAGGCGATGCGGGCTACGGCATGCGCCACCGCGCAGCAAAGGCTCTCGCTGCCGAATGCGACGCCATGGTCATCGTCGTCTCCGAAGAAACGGGCGGCATCTCCATCGCCTACAGGAACAGCCTGCGCCGCAAGCTTTCCATCAAGGAACTGGAAGCCGAAATCAAGCGCCATTGGGCGGAACTCTACCACGAAGAAACTGCCACCGCCGAAAAAATCCAGGTGGACGAATAG
- a CDS encoding dihydroorotate oxidase, with product MGNDCINHEYYLRFSDKVLALIRRIFHNSPEFRHDSFKYVARFAPFIPFMGGRPDLTKPLRRVITFSDHSNSLYLGCPIILAAGANKTAERIKDYANVGFGGITVGTATRHFREGNTHRPRIGFLEEDRAIHNSMGLNNEGVDVIAKRVDAQLVKAHKAGLCVGISVAETPGLVDPEEKLKDIIESFSIAYRAADYIEINVSCPNTGESRVDLDMSFSERIFTEIMNFRNGLGLRKAVYAKLSPDLSERHLISIMDMLVRTGVNGVVIGNTYPTAKLSELPVNAKFEDLTPLRADGDCGGMSGRPLFENMVWNVKYIREHYPQMSIIACGGIDHGYKVYDLIKMGVDAVQCYSVVAFRWMAAHAMRNELMDAMLNDGYKSLGEYDDRNPKK from the coding sequence ATGGGAAATGATTGTATCAACCACGAATATTATTTGCGCTTTAGCGACAAGGTTCTTGCCCTTATCCGCCGGATCTTCCACAATTCGCCGGAGTTCCGCCATGATTCGTTCAAGTATGTAGCGCGCTTCGCGCCGTTCATTCCGTTCATGGGCGGGCGTCCGGATTTGACCAAGCCGCTGCGCCGAGTCATCACTTTTTCGGACCACAGCAATTCGCTTTACCTGGGCTGTCCCATTATCTTGGCCGCGGGTGCGAACAAGACGGCGGAACGCATCAAGGATTATGCGAACGTCGGGTTCGGCGGCATTACCGTAGGGACTGCGACTCGCCATTTCCGCGAAGGCAACACGCATAGGCCCCGCATAGGATTTTTGGAAGAAGACCGTGCCATCCACAACAGCATGGGCCTCAACAACGAGGGTGTCGATGTCATCGCGAAGCGCGTGGATGCGCAGCTCGTGAAGGCGCACAAGGCCGGACTCTGCGTCGGCATTTCTGTCGCCGAGACGCCGGGGCTTGTTGACCCCGAAGAAAAACTGAAGGATATCATCGAAAGTTTTTCGATTGCCTACCGCGCGGCGGACTACATCGAAATCAACGTGAGCTGCCCCAATACGGGCGAGTCCCGCGTCGATTTGGATATGAGTTTCTCGGAACGCATCTTTACCGAAATCATGAACTTCCGCAATGGGCTTGGACTGCGCAAGGCCGTATACGCGAAACTCAGCCCCGACCTTTCGGAACGCCACCTGATATCCATCATGGATATGCTCGTGCGCACCGGAGTGAATGGCGTGGTAATCGGGAATACATACCCGACCGCGAAATTGAGCGAACTGCCCGTGAACGCGAAGTTCGAAGACCTGACGCCGCTTCGTGCCGACGGAGACTGCGGTGGAATGTCGGGCCGTCCGCTGTTCGAGAACATGGTGTGGAACGTGAAGTACATTCGCGAACACTACCCGCAGATGAGCATCATCGCTTGTGGTGGCATAGACCATGGCTACAAGGTTTATGACCTCATCAAGATGGGTGTAGATGCCGTGCAGTGCTATTCCGTGGTCGCCTTCCGCTGGATGGCGGCGCATGCCATGCGCAATGAACTCATGGATGCGATGCTGAATGACGGATACAAGTCGCTCGGCGAGTACGACGACCGCAATCCGAAGAAGTAG
- a CDS encoding M20/M25/M40 family metallo-hydrolase codes for MNRNVENRIHENFPKYIEALKQLVRIPSISFDNFDQKFVMDSAEAVKAMFAEAGFTNIQFLLPPSGRPTVYAESLTGADKPTILLYAHHDVQPPMREALWKSAPFEPEVRGDRLYGRGTADDKAGIITHIAAAQQVRELLGDKGPNLKFIIEGEEESGSAGFEEILAKHAELLKCDAVIVADLGNFAKGVPSITTTLRGMSAVNVTLRSTKTPLHSGSWSGPIPDPAQALCRMIASLTDERGNIAIPHFEDGLVPPTEEELQSYRSLGYGEAKFREESGVLNKVSLTVPDEEILESLWRRPSIVVTTMEVGSRTNAGNVLQDCAYARIGIRLAPGMNAGACTDMLVNFLRQNTPNGLEISIDVEDGANPFVTDIAHPFFKKMSDAMKEAYRTEPKFIGCGASIPGAELFRKTFGDIPILLTGLEDPECAAHGENESLYLPDFEAGITAETLFFISLA; via the coding sequence ATGAACCGCAACGTAGAAAACAGAATCCACGAGAATTTTCCCAAATACATCGAAGCCCTGAAACAGCTAGTCCGCATCCCTTCCATCAGTTTTGACAATTTTGACCAGAAGTTCGTGATGGACAGCGCAGAAGCCGTAAAGGCCATGTTTGCCGAAGCGGGCTTCACCAACATCCAGTTCCTGCTTCCGCCGAGCGGAAGGCCCACGGTCTACGCCGAGAGCCTAACCGGTGCCGACAAGCCGACCATCCTGCTCTACGCCCACCACGACGTGCAGCCCCCGATGCGCGAGGCCCTGTGGAAGAGCGCACCGTTCGAACCCGAAGTCCGCGGCGACAGGCTCTACGGACGCGGAACCGCCGACGACAAGGCGGGCATCATCACGCATATCGCCGCAGCGCAGCAAGTGCGCGAGCTGCTCGGGGACAAGGGACCGAACCTGAAATTCATCATCGAAGGCGAAGAGGAATCCGGCAGCGCCGGGTTCGAAGAAATCCTCGCAAAGCACGCGGAACTCCTCAAGTGCGACGCGGTGATCGTCGCCGACCTCGGGAACTTTGCAAAGGGAGTCCCCTCCATCACGACGACACTCCGCGGAATGAGCGCCGTGAACGTCACGCTCCGCAGCACCAAAACGCCGCTCCATTCCGGTAGCTGGTCGGGCCCGATTCCCGACCCCGCACAGGCGCTCTGCCGCATGATTGCATCGCTTACCGACGAACGCGGGAACATCGCCATTCCGCATTTCGAAGACGGGCTCGTGCCCCCCACCGAAGAAGAACTGCAGTCGTACCGCAGCCTCGGATACGGGGAAGCCAAGTTCCGCGAAGAAAGCGGTGTCTTGAACAAAGTAAGCCTTACCGTTCCCGACGAAGAAATCCTCGAATCGCTCTGGCGCAGGCCTTCCATCGTGGTGACCACGATGGAAGTGGGCAGCCGGACGAATGCGGGCAACGTTCTCCAGGATTGCGCCTACGCGAGAATCGGCATCCGGCTGGCCCCCGGCATGAATGCCGGCGCCTGCACCGACATGCTAGTGAACTTCCTGCGCCAAAACACGCCGAACGGACTCGAAATTTCAATCGACGTCGAAGACGGCGCGAACCCGTTCGTGACTGACATCGCCCACCCCTTCTTCAAGAAGATGAGCGACGCCATGAAGGAAGCCTACAGGACCGAGCCGAAATTCATCGGCTGCGGGGCCAGCATCCCCGGCGCGGAGCTCTTCCGCAAGACCTTCGGGGACATTCCTATCCTGCTCACCGGCCTCGAAGACCCGGAATGTGCGGCCCACGGCGAAAACGAGAGCCTCTATTTGCCCGATTTCGAGGCAGGAATCACCGCAGAAACACTATTTTTCATCTCGCTGGCCTAA
- the folP gene encoding dihydropteroate synthase has product MLKDIFEKTRSNPWKIGDDVIDCATPLVMGIVNTTPDSFFDGGKHNTPEAAYEHSIMLLEQGATILDIGGESSRPGSAPVSEQEELDRVCPVVEALAQMASISDDLENPGNRKFYISVDTVKSKVARECMRLGAHIINDISACSMDPDMLSTVAATGASVVLNHMRGSFGNMQNDFKPYADVVEEVKSELFAQVDKLLALGVEKAKICIDPGIGFGKTVQDNIDLMKATDVFAETGYPVLIGTSRKSYIGKMPGLEKSDRLIPTVTAGIVAAIGGASVIRVHDVREAKESILYLEALKSNGTV; this is encoded by the coding sequence ATGCTCAAGGATATATTCGAAAAGACACGTTCTAACCCATGGAAAATCGGCGACGATGTTATCGACTGCGCAACACCGCTCGTAATGGGTATAGTCAACACGACTCCAGACAGTTTTTTCGACGGCGGCAAGCACAACACCCCCGAAGCTGCCTACGAGCATTCAATAATGCTCCTAGAACAGGGCGCAACCATCCTCGACATCGGCGGTGAAAGCAGCAGGCCCGGTTCGGCGCCCGTAAGCGAACAAGAAGAACTCGACCGCGTCTGCCCCGTAGTGGAAGCCCTCGCCCAGATGGCAAGCATTTCCGACGACCTCGAGAACCCGGGCAACCGCAAGTTCTACATCTCGGTCGATACGGTCAAGTCGAAAGTCGCCCGTGAATGCATGCGCCTCGGCGCCCACATCATCAACGACATCAGCGCCTGCTCCATGGATCCGGACATGCTCTCTACCGTGGCAGCAACCGGAGCAAGCGTCGTGCTCAACCACATGCGCGGCTCCTTCGGCAACATGCAGAACGATTTCAAGCCCTACGCAGACGTGGTGGAAGAGGTAAAAAGCGAACTTTTCGCCCAGGTGGACAAGCTCCTTGCCCTGGGTGTCGAAAAAGCGAAGATTTGCATCGATCCCGGAATCGGGTTCGGCAAGACCGTGCAGGACAACATCGACCTGATGAAGGCCACCGACGTGTTCGCAGAGACGGGCTACCCCGTGCTCATCGGGACATCCCGCAAGTCCTACATCGGGAAGATGCCGGGGCTCGAAAAGAGCGACAGGCTCATCCCGACGGTCACCGCAGGCATTGTCGCAGCCATCGGCGGGGCTTCCGTCATCCGCGTGCACGATGTCCGCGAGGCAAAAGAATCTATACTTTACCTGGAGGCCCTGAAGTCCAATGGTACTGTTTAA
- a CDS encoding SUMF1/EgtB/PvdO family nonheme iron enzyme: protein MSTNEKEEKKTTDTQNKENKRKKKNIAVLVIMFLLLLCLFIVQCQLDKMKQEALQKQQETELEARQKYILDSLRRIEKMKADSLAEAARVADSLAQDSMRLADSLRVADSLASLKPEINKDSLRHVRDSIKHVRDSVAAADKARNDSLAAVADSLAKLEKARLDSLEKKRVQDSIRAADQTPPGAEIVPPAGRYYDPIKLKVKCDEIKCKTFLSIGDTLNPQEAGKAVEYNKTGSVFFYAEDSVGNRTPWEEAKYDMASDNICGKHAYPVPVGGKTVCVDAYEYPNEPDANPRDMVSQEQAVELCQQAGKHLCTIDEWQAACRGKDKTRFSYGDSYKQNKCNTNTKAMKRSGRKEQCRSWYGMYDMNGNLWEWTSTASKDHPNMFLVAGGAWNTNNESKCTDNKFSFYPQNQYPSVGFRCCK, encoded by the coding sequence ATGAGCACGAACGAAAAAGAAGAAAAAAAGACCACAGACACGCAAAACAAGGAAAACAAGAGAAAGAAGAAGAACATTGCCGTTCTGGTAATCATGTTCCTTTTGCTGCTGTGCCTTTTCATAGTGCAGTGCCAGCTCGACAAGATGAAGCAGGAAGCCCTGCAAAAGCAACAGGAAACCGAACTCGAGGCAAGACAGAAGTATATCCTCGACAGCCTGCGCCGCATCGAGAAGATGAAGGCGGACAGCCTCGCCGAAGCGGCCCGCGTCGCCGACAGCCTCGCACAGGATTCCATGCGCCTTGCCGATTCCCTCCGCGTCGCAGACAGCCTCGCCTCGCTCAAGCCCGAGATAAACAAGGACAGCCTGCGCCATGTGCGCGATAGCATCAAGCACGTACGCGACAGCGTCGCCGCCGCCGACAAGGCCCGCAACGATTCCCTCGCGGCAGTCGCCGACAGCCTCGCAAAACTCGAAAAAGCCCGCCTCGATTCCCTCGAAAAGAAGCGCGTGCAGGACAGCATCCGAGCCGCCGACCAGACGCCCCCAGGAGCCGAAATCGTACCGCCCGCAGGCCGCTACTACGACCCCATCAAGCTGAAAGTCAAGTGCGACGAAATCAAGTGCAAGACATTCCTTTCCATCGGTGACACGCTCAACCCGCAAGAGGCGGGCAAGGCAGTGGAATACAACAAGACCGGCAGCGTGTTCTTCTACGCCGAAGACTCGGTCGGAAACCGCACCCCGTGGGAAGAAGCCAAGTATGACATGGCATCGGACAACATCTGCGGGAAGCACGCCTACCCCGTTCCCGTCGGCGGAAAGACGGTTTGCGTGGACGCCTACGAATACCCGAACGAACCCGACGCCAACCCGCGCGACATGGTGAGCCAGGAACAGGCGGTGGAACTCTGCCAGCAGGCAGGCAAGCACCTGTGCACCATCGACGAATGGCAGGCGGCATGCCGCGGCAAGGACAAGACGCGCTTCTCCTATGGCGACAGCTACAAGCAGAACAAGTGCAACACGAACACCAAGGCCATGAAGCGCAGCGGGCGCAAGGAACAGTGCCGCAGCTGGTACGGCATGTACGACATGAACGGAAACCTGTGGGAATGGACTTCGACCGCAAGCAAGGACCACCCGAACATGTTCTTGGTGGCTGGCGGCGCATGGAACACGAACAACGAAAGCAAGTGCACCGACAACAAGTTCAGCTTCTATCCGCAGAACCAGTACCCGAGCGTCGGGTTTAGATGCTGCAAGTGA
- a CDS encoding NAD-dependent deacylase, with the protein MDKKLVVLTGAGISAESGLRTFRGNDGMWEHENIEDVCTPGALRRDPKRVMDFYNFLRKGLPEHKPNAAHLALAELEKRLGDRFLLVTQNVDDLHERAGSKRVLHMHGDLMKLRCIQDPEHEFMFDGEETPETKCPFCGAGTRPDIVFFEEVPLYMDQIQDALRDCDEFVYIGTSSVVYPAAGFKNYAKRFGAKVTCLNLEIPAHDPDTDVFIQGKATEIVPKWCEKFE; encoded by the coding sequence ATGGATAAGAAACTGGTTGTACTGACGGGCGCAGGAATCAGCGCCGAATCCGGACTTCGCACATTCCGCGGAAACGACGGGATGTGGGAGCACGAGAACATCGAGGACGTCTGCACGCCCGGTGCCCTCCGTCGCGACCCGAAGCGCGTGATGGATTTCTACAACTTCTTGCGCAAGGGCCTCCCCGAGCACAAGCCGAATGCCGCCCACCTCGCGCTCGCCGAACTCGAAAAGCGCCTGGGCGACCGCTTTTTGCTCGTGACCCAGAACGTTGACGACCTGCATGAGCGGGCCGGCAGCAAGCGCGTACTCCATATGCATGGCGACCTGATGAAACTCCGCTGCATACAGGACCCTGAACATGAATTCATGTTCGACGGCGAGGAAACTCCCGAAACCAAGTGTCCGTTCTGCGGTGCAGGTACGCGCCCCGATATCGTTTTCTTCGAGGAAGTCCCGCTCTACATGGACCAGATACAGGACGCCCTGCGTGACTGCGACGAGTTCGTGTATATCGGTACCAGCAGCGTGGTCTACCCCGCGGCCGGTTTCAAGAATTACGCCAAGCGCTTCGGCGCGAAGGTAACCTGCCTCAACCTCGAGATTCCCGCCCACGACCCGGATACCGACGTGTTCATTCAGGGCAAGGCGACCGAAATCGTGCCCAAGTGGTGCGAAAAGTTTGAGTAA